A window of Streptomyces sp. DG1A-41 contains these coding sequences:
- a CDS encoding helix-turn-helix domain-containing protein, whose protein sequence is MPQHPAFDVMTATCPSRTSLARIANKWTAMVVIALSAGRMRFRDLRTTVEGISAKVLTETLRDLERDGIVTRHVYAEVPPRVEYELTALGRTLHAPLQALGHWAEEHISEVLAARESYDARQ, encoded by the coding sequence ATGCCACAGCATCCGGCCTTCGATGTCATGACGGCGACCTGCCCGTCCCGCACCTCGCTCGCCCGCATCGCCAACAAGTGGACGGCCATGGTGGTCATCGCTCTCAGCGCCGGACGCATGCGCTTCCGGGACCTGCGCACCACCGTCGAGGGCATCAGCGCGAAGGTCCTCACCGAGACACTCCGGGACCTGGAACGCGACGGTATCGTCACCCGGCACGTGTACGCCGAGGTCCCGCCGAGGGTCGAATACGAGCTGACCGCACTGGGGCGCACCCTGCACGCCCCGCTCCAGGCGTTGGGCCACTGGGCCGAGGAACACATCAGCGAAGTACTCGCGGCGCGTGAGAGCTACGACGCCCGCCAGTAA
- a CDS encoding iron ABC transporter substrate-binding protein codes for MRRPSVRRMTALVAAALLLPALAACGSGDKDSGGEGGSSSLVIYSGRNEKLVKPLLDKLEKAVGTEVEVRYGDSAELAAQILEEGDRTKAGLFFSQDAGALGALSREGMLEKLPTATLDKVDEAYRGAAGDWVGLSGRVRVIAYNPDQVDDAEVPDSVFDVVKPEWKGKVGFAPTNASFQAFVTGMRVLKGDDATREWLENLKANGAKTYAHNLATLDAVEAGEVSLGLVNHYYWYERVAEKGEDKVNSRLHFLPGKDPGALVNVAGAGVLEDSGQSETAQKAVDYLLSKEAQTYFADHTKEYPLAAGVTSAVEDLPPFESLESPDIDLGKLESLQETLVMLQDVGLV; via the coding sequence ATGCGACGCCCCTCGGTTCGCCGGATGACCGCGCTGGTCGCGGCCGCTTTGCTGCTCCCCGCCCTCGCGGCGTGCGGCTCCGGCGACAAGGACAGCGGGGGCGAGGGCGGGAGCTCCTCCCTCGTCATCTACTCCGGCCGCAACGAGAAGCTGGTCAAGCCACTTCTGGACAAGTTGGAGAAGGCCGTCGGCACCGAGGTCGAGGTCCGCTACGGCGACAGCGCGGAGCTCGCCGCCCAGATCCTGGAGGAGGGCGACCGCACCAAGGCCGGGCTGTTCTTCTCCCAGGACGCCGGAGCTCTGGGCGCCCTGTCCAGGGAGGGCATGCTGGAGAAGCTGCCCACGGCCACCCTCGACAAGGTCGACGAGGCATACCGCGGCGCCGCTGGTGACTGGGTCGGCCTCTCGGGGCGCGTCCGTGTCATCGCGTACAACCCGGACCAGGTCGACGACGCCGAGGTCCCGGACAGTGTCTTCGACGTGGTCAAGCCGGAGTGGAAGGGCAAGGTCGGTTTCGCGCCGACCAACGCCTCCTTCCAGGCCTTCGTCACCGGTATGCGCGTCCTGAAGGGTGACGACGCCACCCGCGAGTGGCTCGAAAACCTCAAGGCGAACGGCGCCAAGACCTACGCCCACAACCTCGCCACCCTGGACGCCGTCGAGGCCGGCGAGGTCTCCCTCGGCCTGGTCAACCACTACTACTGGTACGAGCGGGTCGCCGAGAAGGGCGAGGACAAGGTCAACTCCAGGCTGCACTTCCTGCCCGGCAAGGACCCAGGCGCGCTCGTCAACGTCGCCGGCGCCGGCGTCCTCGAGGACAGCGGGCAGAGCGAGACCGCCCAGAAGGCGGTGGACTACCTGCTGTCCAAGGAGGCGCAGACCTACTTCGCGGACCACACCAAGGAGTACCCGCTGGCCGCGGGCGTCACCAGCGCCGTGGAGGACCTGCCGCCGTTCGAGTCGCTCGAGTCCCCCGACATCGACCTCGGCAAGCTGGAGTCCCTCCAGGAGACGCTGGTCATGCTCCAGGACGTCGGACTGGTCTGA
- a CDS encoding AMP-binding protein encodes MLHPSKPLPAPSPVRLLPAQPVRPARPARPNGVSFARELAAYGDRVALITPEGELSYRELAERVAETAERLGPVRRLVLLAGANRADALVTYLAALSAGHPLLLVPGDSESTIRSLTQAYAPDVVARPEADGTWTLTENHRFSVHTLHPGLALLLSTSGSTGSPKLVRLSHENLQANAESIATYLGIDDSDRAATTLPMHYCYGLSVIHSHLLRGAGLILTERSVSEAAFWEEFRAGGGTSLAGVPYTFDLLDRIGFEHMELPHLRRVTQAGGRLAPERVVRYAELGRRSGWQLFVMYGQTEATARMAYLPPQLAAERPEAVGVPIPGGSFRLLPADGHGPDVGELLYSGPNVMLGYAESPADLALGRTVEELRTGDLARRAPDGLYEIVGRRSRFAKILGLRIDPQRVESLLEEHGVTAYCAGDGEALAVAALGHAGEQARIRRLVAQECGLPSRAVRVRVLDRLPRLATGKPDYAAVRRLTRPAREAAPGPGQDLLRLYAEILDHADVTEDSSFVSLGGDSLCYVEMSLRLEESLGHLPADWHRRTIRELRATAAPAPEPTGGQQERPEPRRARPAPGLRRALRSWSAPESWRTRRTLETGIALRAVGIVLIVGSHVQIFEIKGFAHILICVAGYNFARFQLTGAERRERLRHMGRSIARIAVPSMVWITGAVLLTDFYDPANAVLLNSLLDQGDDRFDWAYWFVEALVYFLVVLAALMAVPLLDRLERRYAFGLPLALTAVALVGRYDLPGLASARPQLSPTVVFWLFALGWAAARAETVRQRALLTALLLLTLPGLFQDQPLRTAVVLVSLALLIWVPALPSLSPLNALAGVLASSSLYIYLTHYQVYPYLQEDFPLTALFASLVVGVGYAVVVTRVTRTVPWLGAPRLRKTRQSGRRSPAHSSVRATGTSCHDGSRLPSVAP; translated from the coding sequence GTGCTCCACCCCTCCAAGCCCCTCCCGGCTCCGTCCCCCGTGCGTCTGCTGCCCGCGCAGCCCGTGCGGCCTGCGCGGCCTGCGCGGCCGAACGGCGTGTCCTTCGCGCGCGAACTCGCGGCCTACGGCGACCGCGTCGCACTCATCACGCCGGAGGGAGAGCTGTCGTACCGCGAGCTGGCCGAGCGGGTCGCCGAGACCGCCGAACGCCTGGGGCCCGTTCGGCGGCTGGTGCTGCTGGCCGGGGCCAACCGCGCCGACGCGCTCGTCACGTATCTTGCCGCCCTCTCCGCCGGACATCCCCTCCTGCTCGTCCCCGGCGACAGCGAGAGCACGATCCGCTCGCTGACACAGGCGTACGCCCCCGACGTCGTGGCCCGACCGGAGGCCGACGGAACATGGACTCTGACCGAAAATCACCGCTTCAGCGTCCACACCCTGCACCCGGGCCTCGCCCTGTTGCTGAGCACCTCCGGCTCCACCGGCTCACCCAAGCTGGTGCGGCTCTCCCACGAGAACCTCCAGGCCAACGCCGAGTCCATCGCCACGTACCTCGGCATCGACGACTCCGACCGGGCGGCCACCACCCTGCCCATGCACTACTGCTACGGCCTGTCCGTCATCCACAGCCATCTGCTGCGCGGCGCCGGGCTGATCCTCACCGAGCGGTCGGTTTCCGAGGCGGCCTTCTGGGAGGAGTTCCGGGCCGGGGGTGGCACCTCGCTGGCGGGCGTGCCGTACACCTTCGATCTGCTCGACCGGATCGGCTTCGAGCACATGGAGCTGCCGCATCTGCGCCGCGTCACCCAGGCAGGGGGCAGACTCGCTCCCGAACGCGTCGTCAGGTACGCCGAGTTGGGGCGCCGCTCGGGCTGGCAGCTGTTCGTGATGTACGGCCAGACCGAGGCCACGGCCCGCATGGCCTACCTCCCGCCGCAGCTCGCCGCGGAGCGCCCCGAGGCCGTCGGTGTACCGATACCCGGCGGCTCGTTCCGGCTGCTGCCGGCCGACGGCCACGGTCCGGACGTAGGCGAACTGCTCTACTCGGGGCCGAACGTGATGCTCGGTTACGCCGAGAGCCCGGCCGACCTCGCCCTCGGCCGGACCGTGGAAGAACTGCGCACCGGGGACCTGGCCCGGCGCGCGCCCGACGGGCTGTACGAGATCGTGGGCCGCCGCAGCCGCTTCGCGAAGATCCTGGGGCTGCGGATCGACCCGCAGCGCGTCGAGTCGCTGCTGGAGGAGCACGGGGTCACGGCGTACTGCGCGGGTGACGGGGAGGCGCTCGCGGTGGCCGCGCTCGGGCACGCCGGTGAGCAGGCAAGGATCCGGCGGCTGGTCGCGCAGGAGTGCGGGCTCCCGTCCCGCGCGGTACGGGTCCGCGTCCTCGACCGGCTCCCCCGCCTGGCCACGGGCAAGCCCGACTACGCGGCGGTACGGCGCTTGACGCGCCCCGCTCGGGAGGCAGCACCCGGCCCCGGTCAGGATCTCCTCCGCCTCTACGCGGAGATCCTCGACCACGCCGACGTCACCGAGGACAGCAGCTTCGTCAGCCTGGGCGGTGACTCGCTGTGCTACGTCGAGATGTCGTTGCGCCTGGAGGAGTCCCTGGGCCACCTCCCTGCCGACTGGCACCGGAGAACGATCCGCGAGCTGCGAGCCACGGCGGCGCCCGCGCCGGAGCCAACGGGAGGGCAGCAGGAGCGGCCTGAGCCCCGGCGGGCCCGCCCGGCGCCCGGACTGCGCAGGGCGCTGCGCTCCTGGTCCGCCCCGGAGTCCTGGCGGACCCGCCGCACTCTGGAGACCGGCATCGCCCTGCGCGCCGTCGGGATCGTCCTCATCGTCGGCTCACATGTCCAAATCTTCGAGATCAAGGGCTTCGCCCACATCCTCATCTGTGTCGCCGGCTACAACTTCGCCCGCTTCCAGCTGACCGGCGCCGAACGCCGCGAGCGCTTGCGGCACATGGGGCGCAGCATCGCCCGCATCGCGGTACCGAGCATGGTGTGGATCACCGGCGCGGTGCTCCTGACCGACTTCTACGATCCGGCCAACGCCGTGCTGCTCAACAGCCTGCTCGACCAGGGGGACGACCGCTTCGACTGGGCGTACTGGTTCGTGGAGGCCCTGGTCTACTTCCTCGTCGTCCTCGCCGCCCTGATGGCCGTACCGCTGCTGGACCGGCTGGAGCGGCGGTACGCGTTCGGCCTGCCGCTGGCCCTCACGGCCGTCGCCCTGGTCGGCCGCTACGACCTGCCGGGCCTGGCGTCCGCCCGTCCCCAGCTGAGCCCCACGGTGGTCTTCTGGCTGTTCGCCCTGGGGTGGGCTGCGGCGCGAGCCGAAACCGTACGTCAACGAGCGCTGCTGACGGCGTTGCTGCTGCTCACCTTGCCCGGCCTGTTCCAGGACCAGCCCCTGCGCACGGCCGTCGTGCTCGTCAGCCTGGCGCTGCTGATCTGGGTACCGGCCCTGCCCAGCCTCAGCCCGCTCAACGCACTCGCGGGCGTCCTGGCGAGCAGCTCCCTCTACATCTACCTGACGCACTACCAGGTCTATCCCTACCTACAGGAGGACTTCCCGCTCACCGCCCTGTTCGCCTCTCTCGTTGTCGGCGTCGGCTACGCGGTGGTCGTGACCCGGGTGACGCGGACCGTTCCGTGGCTCGGGGCTCCTCGCCTCCGAAAGACACGCCAGAGCGGGCGCAGGTCCCCGGCTCACTCGTCGGTACGAGCTACCGGCACGAGCTGCCACGACGGCAGCCGCCTCCCGTCCGTCGCCCCGTGA
- a CDS encoding CGNR zinc finger domain-containing protein, translated as MQFEHDNMVGVHLAVALVNLDGSGSWLPEALERVLREHQIRRPRVTGSTCREIRDWSRRMRPVFEASSQTERCQNINTLLADGARSVYLTTHDDLRPHLHFAPDAQDLQSRVKAVTAGGLAIFAMEAEGKRLGVCALDSCRTAFVDTSRNGRRAYCSARCANTDAVRRHRGRQR; from the coding sequence GTGCAGTTTGAGCATGACAACATGGTCGGGGTTCACCTGGCCGTAGCCCTGGTGAACCTCGATGGCAGTGGGTCATGGCTGCCTGAGGCACTGGAACGGGTGCTGCGAGAGCACCAGATCCGTCGTCCGCGTGTCACCGGCTCCACGTGCCGGGAGATCAGGGACTGGTCGCGGCGGATGAGGCCGGTCTTCGAGGCGTCCTCGCAGACCGAGCGGTGTCAGAACATCAACACCCTGCTCGCGGACGGCGCCAGGAGCGTGTATCTGACCACACACGACGACCTGCGGCCCCATCTGCACTTCGCTCCGGACGCCCAGGACCTCCAGAGCCGCGTGAAAGCCGTGACCGCCGGAGGTCTGGCCATTTTCGCCATGGAGGCCGAGGGGAAACGGCTGGGCGTATGCGCGCTGGACTCCTGCCGGACCGCTTTCGTCGACACCAGCCGCAACGGCCGCCGTGCCTACTGCTCCGCCCGCTGCGCCAACACCGACGCGGTCCGCCGCCACCGCGGCAGGCAACGGTAG
- a CDS encoding MarR family winged helix-turn-helix transcriptional regulator has product MEETVRWLTPEEQHAWRSFVRLHEKLWGRLSRLIQAESKLSAADFAVLVHLTDVPEGRQRYQDLARALEWEKSRMSHHIARMAGRGLVVREECPDDGRGAFVAITEAGRAAIEAAAPLHVEAVRELFLDHVTPAELRVLTDVSERVVGKLDEGAS; this is encoded by the coding sequence ATGGAAGAGACGGTGCGGTGGCTGACGCCGGAGGAGCAGCACGCGTGGCGGAGCTTCGTCCGGTTGCACGAGAAGCTCTGGGGCCGGTTGTCGCGGTTGATCCAGGCGGAGTCGAAGCTGTCGGCTGCCGACTTCGCGGTGTTGGTCCATCTGACGGATGTGCCGGAGGGCCGGCAGCGCTATCAGGATCTGGCCCGTGCGCTGGAGTGGGAGAAGAGCAGGATGTCCCATCACATCGCGCGGATGGCCGGGCGGGGGCTGGTGGTGCGGGAGGAGTGTCCGGACGACGGGCGCGGCGCCTTCGTGGCGATCACGGAGGCGGGACGCGCGGCGATCGAGGCCGCTGCCCCGCTCCATGTCGAGGCGGTGCGGGAGCTGTTCCTCGATCATGTCACGCCGGCGGAACTGCGGGTGCTGACCGACGTCTCCGAACGCGTTGTGGGCAAGCTGGACGAGGGCGCGTCCTGA
- a CDS encoding nuclear transport factor 2 family protein has protein sequence MEPTTTLAVANRYVDAVSAKDFAAVAGMFADDIVWHQPGAHRFSGSHRGGAAVGEFLGAQMTATQGTFDLSLTGAPMINGDLVAIPVHFSAKCDGREMSMDGVDVLRVVGDKIVEVWLFSADQEAEDAFYGA, from the coding sequence ATGGAGCCCACCACCACGCTTGCCGTCGCCAACCGCTACGTAGACGCGGTGTCCGCCAAGGACTTCGCCGCTGTCGCGGGCATGTTCGCCGACGACATCGTCTGGCACCAGCCCGGTGCCCACCGCTTCTCCGGCAGCCACCGTGGCGGGGCGGCGGTGGGGGAGTTCCTCGGTGCCCAGATGACCGCCACGCAGGGCACGTTCGATCTGTCGCTGACCGGCGCACCCATGATCAACGGTGATCTGGTCGCGATCCCCGTCCACTTCTCCGCCAAGTGTGACGGCAGGGAGATGTCGATGGACGGTGTGGACGTGCTGCGGGTCGTGGGCGACAAGATCGTGGAGGTGTGGCTCTTCTCCGCCGACCAGGAGGCCGAGGACGCCTTCTACGGCGCCTGA
- a CDS encoding EamA family transporter: protein MIALLLALGSSLAYGCADFLGGLGARKAHVLRTVMIAAPASLAVELLLWPVLGASFSAGALGWGAASGVASAAAFALLYRTLAIGPMNVLSPVTALVSAALPVGVGLLQGEHLAAAGLVGLPLALVAVVLVSAGHGAGSARPSRTALLLAFGAGAAIALQLVCLHHAPSDSGVAPLIVGRTVSSAVTLAAAGLMRRKLGTERPAYALSAAAGALDSVANLLFLLAARSGDLAVVAVVTALYPAGTVLLARGVLAERIHRGQLVGLGTAAVAVSLLALT, encoded by the coding sequence GTGATCGCTCTGCTGCTGGCGCTGGGCAGCTCGCTCGCCTACGGATGCGCCGATTTCCTCGGCGGCCTCGGCGCCCGCAAGGCTCATGTGCTGCGCACGGTGATGATCGCGGCCCCGGCGAGCCTCGCGGTCGAGCTGTTGCTGTGGCCGGTGCTCGGAGCCTCGTTCAGCGCCGGCGCCCTCGGCTGGGGTGCCGCGTCCGGGGTCGCCTCAGCCGCCGCCTTCGCCCTGCTCTACCGCACGCTGGCGATCGGTCCGATGAACGTGCTGTCGCCCGTGACCGCGCTGGTGTCCGCCGCACTGCCCGTCGGTGTGGGCCTCTTGCAGGGCGAGCACCTGGCCGCCGCGGGGCTGGTGGGGCTGCCGCTCGCACTGGTGGCGGTCGTGCTGGTCAGCGCCGGCCACGGCGCGGGGTCGGCACGCCCCTCCCGTACGGCGCTGCTGCTGGCCTTCGGCGCGGGCGCCGCCATCGCCCTTCAGCTGGTCTGCCTGCACCATGCGCCCTCCGACAGCGGCGTGGCCCCGCTGATCGTCGGCCGGACGGTCTCCTCGGCCGTCACTCTGGCCGCGGCGGGGCTGATGCGCCGCAAGCTGGGCACCGAGCGGCCCGCGTACGCCCTGTCGGCAGCCGCGGGTGCGCTGGACTCCGTGGCGAACCTGCTGTTCCTGCTGGCCGCCCGCAGCGGGGACCTCGCCGTCGTCGCCGTGGTCACCGCCCTCTACCCGGCCGGTACCGTCCTGCTGGCCCGAGGCGTGCTCGCCGAACGGATCCACCGCGGCCAGCTCGTCGGCCTCGGCACCGCCGCCGTCGCGGTCAGCCTGCTCGCCCTGACCTGA
- a CDS encoding iron ABC transporter permease, whose translation MAALFALLPLAYLAVRALERGTVFAWDVVSDERTLDLLGRSLGLTVVVVAACLVLGISLAWLTVRTALPGARAWSVLATLPLAVPSYVAAFAWLSAEPGLAGFGGAALALTLVSFPYVHLPVAAALRGIDPAQEEAARSLGHGPLRTFLRVTLPQLRPAAAGGALLVALYVLSDFGAVSLMRYDTFTRAIHTSYRASFDRTPAAALSVVLVVMTIVLVAAEARTRGRAGHARTGAGTARPALPVALGRWRPIALLWCGAVTAVAVAFPLGTLGYWLAVGSSAGWDLGGLAETASATFGVAAAGAGLTTVLALPVGVIAARHRGRGARLLEQAAYAGHALPGITVALALVFFAVRYAYPLYQRLPLLVCAYAVLFLPVAVAATRAAVLQAQPVLEDLARSLGRRPWQVLREVTVPLAAPGVAAGAALTFVVCMKELPATLLLRPTGMDTLATRLWTETGAGSFAAAAPYAAALILLAAVPSYLLGRHRT comes from the coding sequence GTGGCCGCCCTGTTCGCCCTGCTGCCCCTTGCCTACCTCGCCGTCCGCGCCCTGGAACGCGGAACGGTCTTCGCCTGGGACGTCGTCTCCGACGAACGCACCCTGGACCTCCTCGGCCGCAGCCTCGGCCTGACCGTCGTGGTCGTGGCGGCTTGCCTCGTGCTGGGGATCTCGCTGGCCTGGCTGACCGTGCGCACCGCACTGCCCGGGGCCCGCGCCTGGTCGGTGCTGGCCACGCTGCCGCTGGCCGTGCCCAGCTACGTCGCCGCGTTCGCCTGGCTGTCGGCCGAGCCGGGCCTCGCCGGGTTCGGCGGCGCCGCCCTCGCCCTGACACTGGTCAGCTTCCCGTACGTCCATCTGCCGGTCGCCGCCGCGCTGCGGGGCATCGACCCGGCACAGGAGGAGGCCGCACGCTCCCTCGGGCACGGGCCGCTGCGGACATTCCTCAGAGTCACGCTCCCGCAACTGCGGCCCGCGGCCGCCGGCGGGGCGCTGCTCGTCGCGCTGTACGTGCTCTCCGACTTCGGCGCGGTGTCCCTGATGCGGTACGACACCTTCACCCGGGCCATCCACACCTCGTACCGCGCCTCCTTCGACCGGACCCCCGCCGCCGCCCTCAGCGTGGTGCTGGTCGTGATGACCATCGTCCTGGTGGCCGCCGAGGCCCGCACGCGCGGACGCGCCGGGCACGCCAGGACCGGCGCGGGCACCGCCCGCCCGGCTCTGCCGGTCGCCCTCGGCCGGTGGCGGCCGATCGCCCTGCTGTGGTGCGGGGCGGTGACGGCCGTGGCCGTCGCCTTCCCGCTGGGCACCCTCGGGTACTGGCTGGCCGTCGGCAGCTCGGCCGGCTGGGACCTCGGCGGGCTCGCGGAGACGGCCTCGGCGACGTTCGGGGTCGCGGCGGCGGGCGCCGGCCTCACCACGGTCCTCGCCCTGCCCGTCGGTGTGATCGCCGCCCGGCACCGGGGCCGCGGCGCGCGTCTGCTGGAGCAGGCGGCGTACGCGGGACACGCGCTGCCCGGCATCACGGTCGCGCTCGCCCTGGTCTTCTTCGCCGTGCGCTACGCGTACCCGCTCTACCAGCGACTCCCGCTGCTGGTCTGCGCCTACGCCGTGCTGTTCCTGCCGGTCGCGGTGGCCGCCACCCGCGCGGCCGTGCTCCAGGCACAGCCCGTCCTGGAGGACCTGGCCCGCTCACTCGGGCGACGGCCGTGGCAGGTGCTGCGCGAGGTCACCGTGCCGCTGGCGGCGCCCGGAGTGGCAGCCGGGGCCGCGCTCACCTTCGTGGTCTGCATGAAGGAACTCCCCGCGACCCTGTTGTTGCGCCCCACCGGCATGGACACCCTCGCCACCCGGCTGTGGACCGAGACCGGCGCCGGCTCCTTCGCGGCAGCCGCCCCGTACGCCGCCGCGCTGATCCTGCTGGCCGCCGTCCCCTCCTACCTCCTAGGCAGGCACCGGACATGA
- a CDS encoding XRE family transcriptional regulator: MAETAAALRTVAHNVRAARIRAGLTLEELSRRAQVSKGALVGLEKAQGNPNLATLVRLADTLGISVSALMQGSPEGRVRVVSAEAVAPLWAGERGGEARLMLTTSGPAPVEIWRWRLEPDEEYPSHPHQAGVVETVSVTSGRMALIVDGAEHAVEAGQTAQFDGDTPHTYRGSGAETCHLIMTVHLPPGPAPAS, encoded by the coding sequence GTGGCCGAGACAGCCGCTGCCCTGCGAACGGTCGCGCACAACGTCCGGGCGGCCCGCATCCGCGCGGGCCTCACGCTGGAGGAACTCAGCCGGCGCGCCCAGGTCAGCAAAGGCGCCCTGGTGGGGCTGGAGAAGGCCCAGGGCAACCCCAACCTGGCCACCCTGGTCCGGCTGGCCGACACCCTCGGCATCTCGGTGTCCGCCCTGATGCAGGGATCGCCCGAAGGTCGCGTCCGTGTCGTCTCCGCCGAGGCCGTGGCTCCCCTGTGGGCCGGAGAGCGGGGCGGTGAGGCCCGGCTGATGCTGACCACCTCAGGACCGGCGCCGGTCGAAATCTGGCGCTGGCGGCTGGAACCGGACGAGGAGTACCCCAGCCACCCCCACCAGGCCGGCGTCGTGGAAACCGTCAGCGTCACCTCCGGCCGGATGGCCCTGATCGTCGACGGCGCCGAGCACGCCGTCGAGGCCGGCCAGACCGCCCAGTTCGACGGCGACACCCCGCACACCTACCGCGGCTCCGGCGCCGAGACCTGCCACCTGATCATGACGGTCCATCTGCCTCCCGGTCCCGCCCCGGCGAGTTGA
- a CDS encoding AEC family transporter, with translation MIALTVKALVPVVLLIALGYALKRSMITAESFWSEAERLSYRVLLPALFLHSLATADTDDLPVGALAGALIASTLAVAVLVIACKPLMRLKGDAFTSVFQGSIRFNNYIGVTIAAGLFGTKGVAIAAVCNAAIVPTVNVLCVLVFAWFGTARLQFSGVVRQLVTNPLILACAGGILLQALDLSLPPGIAPALQALGAASMPLGLLCIGAALRFGAARSWAAPILTSSSAKFALMPAATFLAARFFGLGSHALLIAVLFQALPTASSSYILARQLGGDAPLMAGITATQTLLGTAAVPLVVALVPA, from the coding sequence GTGATCGCACTGACCGTGAAGGCGCTCGTTCCGGTCGTCCTGCTGATCGCGCTGGGCTACGCGCTCAAGCGATCGATGATCACAGCGGAGAGTTTCTGGTCCGAAGCCGAGCGCCTCAGTTATCGCGTGCTGCTGCCGGCCCTGTTCCTGCACAGCCTGGCGACCGCCGACACCGACGACCTGCCGGTGGGGGCCCTGGCCGGCGCGCTGATCGCCTCCACGCTGGCAGTGGCCGTGCTGGTCATCGCCTGCAAGCCCCTGATGCGGCTGAAGGGCGATGCCTTCACCTCGGTCTTCCAGGGCAGTATCCGGTTCAACAACTACATCGGTGTGACGATCGCCGCCGGCCTGTTCGGCACCAAGGGCGTTGCGATCGCCGCGGTCTGCAACGCGGCGATCGTGCCCACCGTCAATGTGCTGTGCGTGCTGGTCTTCGCGTGGTTCGGGACAGCGCGCCTTCAGTTCTCGGGCGTCGTCAGACAACTCGTGACCAACCCGCTCATCCTCGCCTGCGCAGGAGGCATCCTCCTTCAGGCACTCGATCTGAGCCTGCCGCCGGGCATCGCACCAGCGCTCCAGGCCTTGGGGGCCGCCTCGATGCCGCTGGGTCTGCTCTGCATCGGTGCCGCTCTGCGCTTCGGCGCCGCACGATCATGGGCGGCGCCGATCCTCACGTCCTCGTCCGCCAAGTTCGCGCTCATGCCCGCCGCTACGTTCCTGGCCGCCCGGTTCTTCGGCCTGGGTTCTCACGCGCTGCTCATCGCCGTGCTCTTCCAGGCCCTGCCCACGGCATCGTCGTCGTACATCCTGGCAAGGCAACTCGGCGGCGACGCACCGCTGATGGCCGGGATCACCGCCACACAAACACTCCTGGGCACAGCCGCTGTCCCGCTCGTCGTGGCCTTGGTCCCGGCATAG
- a CDS encoding pirin family protein translates to MSNVETAPPELRCGALVDDGRGTGAAEVEVLSARQVPLGGPRAMRVRRTLPQRSRTLIGAWCFADHYGPTDVRATGGMDVPPHPHTGLQTVSWLFSGEVEHRDSLGTVALIRPGEMNLMTGGYGIAHSEVSTSRTTVLHGVQLWVALPEEHRNADRDFQHHVPEPVRTDGAEIRVFLGSLAGSTSPVRTFTPLVGAEITLEPRAALTLAVDTAFEHGLLVDSGDVRLIDTVLRPAELGYVPCGADALTAVNESDGPARVILLGGPPFEEEIVMWWNFIGRNHQDIVRARADWEASSGRFGAVEGYPGGRLPAPALPNAVITPRRNPPRR, encoded by the coding sequence GTGAGCAACGTGGAAACCGCGCCTCCGGAGTTGAGGTGCGGCGCCCTGGTCGATGACGGGCGGGGGACCGGAGCTGCCGAGGTCGAGGTGCTGTCGGCGCGGCAGGTGCCCCTGGGCGGCCCACGTGCCATGCGCGTGCGGCGGACGCTGCCCCAGCGGAGCCGGACGCTGATCGGCGCCTGGTGCTTCGCCGACCACTACGGCCCGACCGACGTCCGCGCGACCGGCGGCATGGACGTACCGCCGCATCCGCACACCGGCCTCCAGACGGTGAGCTGGCTGTTCAGTGGGGAGGTCGAGCATCGCGACAGCCTCGGCACCGTCGCGCTGATCCGGCCCGGCGAGATGAACCTCATGACGGGCGGGTACGGGATCGCCCACTCGGAGGTCTCCACGTCGCGCACCACCGTCCTCCATGGCGTCCAGCTGTGGGTGGCACTGCCCGAGGAGCACCGGAACGCCGATCGGGACTTCCAGCACCACGTTCCCGAGCCGGTGCGGACCGATGGGGCCGAGATCAGGGTCTTCCTGGGCTCGCTCGCCGGAAGCACCTCCCCGGTGCGGACCTTCACTCCTCTGGTCGGTGCCGAGATCACCCTCGAACCGCGTGCGGCGCTCACCCTCGCCGTCGACACCGCCTTCGAGCACGGCCTTCTCGTGGACAGCGGAGACGTCCGCCTGATCGACACCGTGCTGCGCCCGGCCGAACTCGGCTACGTGCCCTGCGGTGCCGACGCCCTGACGGCGGTGAACGAATCGGACGGTCCAGCGCGGGTGATCCTGCTCGGGGGCCCTCCTTTCGAGGAGGAGATCGTCATGTGGTGGAACTTCATCGGACGCAACCACCAGGACATCGTCCGGGCCCGGGCGGACTGGGAGGCGTCCTCCGGCCGATTCGGTGCCGTCGAGGGCTATCCCGGGGGCCGTCTTCCCGCGCCGGCCCTGCCGAACGCCGTCATCACCCCGCGCCGGAATCCCCCGCGTCGCTGA